One Paraburkholderia aromaticivorans DNA segment encodes these proteins:
- a CDS encoding response regulator: MSTTKAERLLIADDDPDLVNAYVLFFEAYGFIIQKATDGVSALAAYSAWRPDVVMLDIQMPGRDGHAVAREIRRIGTVPRPLLVAVTGQRASSQRVESFRAGFDHHFVKPAQLPIILAVIASRSTP; the protein is encoded by the coding sequence ATGTCCACTACGAAAGCGGAGCGCCTACTCATCGCGGACGACGACCCGGATTTGGTCAATGCCTACGTGCTGTTCTTCGAGGCTTACGGTTTCATCATCCAAAAGGCTACAGACGGAGTAAGCGCGCTCGCCGCGTACTCCGCCTGGCGTCCTGATGTGGTGATGCTCGATATCCAGATGCCCGGTAGGGACGGTCACGCAGTGGCGAGAGAAATCCGGCGCATCGGCACCGTGCCCAGACCGTTGCTGGTGGCGGTGACCGGCCAGCGCGCATCCTCCCAAAGGGTCGAATCGTTTAGGGCGGGTTTCGATCACCATTTTGTAAAACCGGCCCAATTGCCGATCATTCTGGCTGTGATAGCGTCCCGCTCAACCCCTTGA
- a CDS encoding sensor histidine kinase, producing the protein MRLADFIVRDMETILVQWETFAATLLPAAGDMKSLALRDHAQQILHAVAKDLSTAQTRKAQAEKSMGRAPILIGAPETAAQTHALVRARGGFDINQLAAEYRALRASVLRLWMDECQPEVPHPDDVVRFNEAIDQALAESVGFFSAQVDQARNLLLGMLGHDMRSPLQTIVLTAQYLAALNAGEQVSVAASRLIRSGARMQALLNDMLDFNRTRLGLGINIAPIEGDLATLLADELDQLRAAHPDCQIHLEVEGDCRGLWDGRRLQQLLGNLVLNAIKYGTPDAPVRVAMTGEGRQVRFEVRNQGPAIDRTTMQRIFDPLQRGLNQQGSNNADGNLGLGLYIAREIAKAHGGEIEAQSDDAETVFAVHLPRRMWL; encoded by the coding sequence ATGCGATTGGCCGATTTCATCGTGCGGGACATGGAAACGATTCTGGTGCAATGGGAGACGTTCGCCGCTACGCTGCTGCCGGCAGCCGGGGATATGAAATCACTCGCTCTGCGAGACCACGCGCAACAGATTCTGCACGCCGTAGCGAAGGATCTGTCGACCGCCCAGACGCGGAAAGCGCAAGCCGAAAAGTCGATGGGGCGTGCTCCCATCCTGATCGGGGCGCCAGAGACGGCTGCCCAGACCCATGCCCTTGTGCGGGCGCGAGGCGGATTCGACATTAACCAGCTGGCTGCGGAGTACCGGGCCTTGCGCGCGAGCGTCCTGCGCCTCTGGATGGATGAATGTCAGCCCGAAGTACCGCATCCGGACGATGTCGTCCGGTTCAACGAGGCTATCGACCAGGCGCTCGCCGAATCGGTCGGGTTTTTCAGTGCGCAGGTAGATCAGGCTCGTAATCTCCTGCTTGGCATGCTCGGGCATGACATGCGCAGCCCGCTACAGACCATCGTGCTGACGGCCCAGTATCTGGCGGCATTGAACGCCGGGGAGCAGGTGTCCGTAGCCGCATCCCGCCTGATCAGGAGCGGCGCTCGCATGCAAGCCCTTCTGAACGATATGCTTGATTTCAATCGAACCAGGCTGGGTTTGGGGATCAATATCGCGCCGATAGAGGGCGACCTGGCGACACTGCTTGCCGACGAGCTCGACCAGTTGCGGGCAGCGCACCCAGACTGTCAGATTCATCTCGAAGTGGAAGGGGACTGTCGGGGGCTGTGGGATGGCCGCCGTTTGCAGCAACTGCTCGGCAACCTGGTGTTGAACGCGATCAAATACGGCACGCCGGACGCACCCGTGCGGGTGGCAATGACCGGCGAAGGGCGGCAAGTTCGTTTCGAGGTCAGAAACCAGGGACCTGCCATCGATCGAACGACTATGCAACGGATCTTCGACCCACTGCAGCGTGGCCTGAATCAGCAAGGCTCAAATAACGCCGACGGCAACCTTGGGCTCGGTTTGTATATCGCGCGAGAGATTGCGAAGGCCCATGGCGGCGAGATCGAGGCGCAGTCCGACGACGCAGAAACCGTGTTTGCTGTGCATTTGCCTCGTCGCATGTGGCTGTAA
- the groL gene encoding chaperonin GroEL (60 kDa chaperone family; promotes refolding of misfolded polypeptides especially under stressful conditions; forms two stacked rings of heptamers to form a barrel-shaped 14mer; ends can be capped by GroES; misfolded proteins enter the barrel where they are refolded when GroES binds) has protein sequence MSAKSLVFHQSARHLLLDGVNALAEAVKVTLGPGGRNVIVERPGGPPLIANSGVVVARSIELQDPFEAMGAQLLREVATKTSEVAGDGTTTATTLAQAMMIEGMKCVTAGYDPMALKRAIEAAGKSVVEELHRLARPCSTIEEMRQIATISASGDGSIGALVAQAVERVHKDGAISIEDGSKLDDELEIVDGSLIERGYLSPLFVEAQNRELVLEEPRILLCDTTITAVSHRLPVLEAIIGIGKPLLLVANEVEGEALATLVVNHLRGTLKCCAIRSPGFGEGRSGQLADLAALTGATVISPQTGRTVEHATLDDLGSARRVEITRDTTTIVAGGGERKGIDGRIASLKQQLETLGAGRERDALAGRLAKLAGGVAVIKVGAATEAALHERKNRFEDALHATRAAVEEGIVPGGGVALLRARCVLLESSSNTEMQDTGAKIVFNALAAPLRQIAENAGADGPAVVHAVAASNGSYGYDAAHAEYGDMFAAGIVDPVKVARTALQNAVSVASLLLTTDCMVVGRPAADSASSLGGVSPDLYGGGM, from the coding sequence GTGTCGGCCAAGTCGCTGGTCTTTCATCAGAGTGCGAGGCACTTGCTGCTTGACGGTGTCAACGCATTAGCGGAAGCAGTCAAGGTTACCCTCGGCCCAGGCGGGCGCAACGTGATTGTCGAACGTCCTGGAGGGCCGCCGCTGATTGCAAATTCGGGTGTGGTCGTGGCCCGGTCCATCGAATTGCAGGATCCTTTCGAGGCGATGGGCGCGCAACTCTTGCGCGAGGTGGCGACAAAGACGAGTGAAGTGGCCGGCGACGGCACGACCACCGCGACCACCCTTGCCCAGGCGATGATGATCGAAGGCATGAAATGCGTGACCGCAGGCTACGACCCAATGGCACTGAAGCGTGCGATCGAAGCGGCCGGCAAAAGCGTCGTCGAAGAACTGCATCGCCTGGCGCGGCCTTGCTCCACCATCGAGGAGATGCGCCAGATAGCGACTATCTCGGCTAGCGGAGACGGAAGTATCGGCGCGCTGGTAGCGCAGGCGGTCGAGCGTGTCCACAAGGACGGGGCAATCAGCATCGAGGACGGCTCGAAGCTCGACGATGAACTCGAGATCGTTGATGGTTCCCTGATCGAGCGCGGCTACCTCTCGCCCCTGTTCGTCGAAGCGCAGAACCGCGAGCTCGTGCTGGAAGAGCCGCGCATCCTGCTGTGCGACACGACGATTACGGCTGTCTCGCATCGGTTGCCCGTGCTCGAGGCAATCATCGGCATCGGTAAGCCGCTTCTCCTGGTCGCCAACGAAGTCGAAGGCGAAGCGCTGGCCACGCTGGTCGTCAATCACCTGCGCGGCACGCTGAAGTGCTGTGCGATCCGCTCACCCGGATTCGGTGAGGGACGTTCCGGACAACTCGCCGATCTGGCCGCTCTGACTGGTGCTACGGTCATTTCGCCGCAGACGGGACGCACCGTCGAACATGCGACGCTAGACGATCTGGGCTCCGCGCGGCGCGTCGAGATTACGCGGGATACGACCACGATCGTCGCCGGCGGCGGGGAGCGCAAGGGCATCGACGGGCGGATCGCCAGTCTGAAGCAACAACTGGAGACGCTCGGCGCGGGACGCGAACGCGATGCGCTGGCAGGCCGGCTTGCGAAGCTCGCGGGCGGAGTCGCCGTGATAAAGGTTGGCGCCGCAACTGAGGCCGCGCTCCATGAGCGCAAGAACCGCTTCGAGGATGCATTGCATGCGACCCGGGCGGCCGTCGAGGAAGGGATCGTACCGGGCGGCGGCGTCGCGCTATTGCGCGCCCGTTGCGTGCTTCTCGAGTCCAGCAGCAACACGGAGATGCAAGATACGGGGGCAAAGATCGTCTTCAATGCACTCGCCGCACCGCTGCGCCAGATCGCGGAGAACGCCGGCGCGGACGGCCCCGCGGTCGTGCATGCAGTCGCCGCGTCGAACGGTTCGTATGGATACGACGCGGCACACGCCGAGTACGGCGATATGTTTGCGGCCGGCATTGTCGACCCGGTCAAGGTCGCGCGCACCGCGTTGCAGAACGCGGTCTCTGTTGCATCGCTGCTTCTGACGACCGATTGCATGGTGGTGGGCAGGCCGGCCGCGGACAGCGCTTCATCCTTAGGCGGTGTTTCGCCCGATCTCTATGGCGGTGGCATGTGA
- the leuC gene encoding 3-isopropylmalate dehydratase large subunit → MQLDQAMSGPRTLYDKIWDAHRVMRRDDGQDLLFIDRHFVHDVTAQSFDMLRERGLKPRSPERIFGTADHYVSSTANDLASVADPERRGMITALQRDAAESRITLFDMDDSRRGIVHVVGPEQGLSLPGMTVVCADSHTSTHGALGALAFGIGATEVAHVLATQCLWQRKSSNMRVILDGRPGQGVTAKDLILAVIARIGVAGAAGHVIEYAGPAIAGLSVEGRLTLCNMTIEAGGRAGMIAPDDTTFAYLSGRPYAPTGEQWDRAMARWHELFTDAGAVFDREVNIDVADIAPMVTWGTTPEYACAIDRRVPDPAEQADPDLRASMLRALDYMGLKPHEALEGVAIDRVFIGSCTNGRIEDLRGAAEVARGRRVAPGVEAWVVPGSHQVRAQAEAEGLDHVFREAGFEWRFPGCSMCLATNGDIAAPGQRCASTSNRNFVGRQGPGVRTHLMSPSMAAAAAVTGRLTDVRRLMGV, encoded by the coding sequence ATGCAACTCGACCAAGCCATGAGTGGTCCGCGAACCCTTTACGACAAGATCTGGGACGCTCACCGGGTCATGAGGCGTGACGATGGACAGGACCTGCTGTTCATAGACAGGCATTTCGTCCACGACGTCACTGCTCAGTCGTTCGACATGTTGCGTGAGCGTGGACTCAAACCGCGCTCTCCCGAGCGTATCTTCGGCACGGCTGATCACTACGTTTCCAGCACGGCGAACGATCTCGCGTCCGTGGCAGATCCCGAGCGGCGAGGCATGATCACGGCTTTGCAACGTGATGCCGCGGAGTCGCGCATCACGCTGTTCGACATGGATGACTCGCGGCGCGGAATCGTCCACGTCGTTGGACCGGAGCAGGGCCTGAGTCTGCCCGGCATGACCGTCGTCTGCGCCGACAGCCACACGTCGACCCACGGCGCGCTCGGCGCGCTGGCGTTCGGCATCGGCGCAACCGAAGTGGCGCACGTGCTCGCCACACAATGCCTGTGGCAGCGCAAATCGAGCAACATGCGCGTCATCCTCGACGGAAGGCCGGGGCAGGGCGTGACCGCCAAAGACCTGATTCTTGCCGTGATTGCGCGGATTGGCGTGGCTGGCGCGGCAGGCCACGTGATCGAGTACGCCGGCCCGGCTATCGCGGGTTTATCGGTGGAAGGACGGTTGACGCTGTGCAACATGACTATCGAGGCGGGCGGCCGTGCCGGAATGATCGCTCCCGACGACACCACTTTCGCTTATCTGTCCGGCCGTCCTTACGCCCCCACAGGCGAGCAGTGGGATCGGGCGATGGCGCGCTGGCACGAACTGTTTACCGACGCAGGCGCGGTGTTCGATCGCGAGGTGAATATCGACGTGGCGGATATCGCGCCCATGGTGACATGGGGAACCACGCCCGAATACGCATGCGCAATCGACCGCCGGGTGCCCGATCCTGCGGAGCAGGCCGACCCTGATCTTCGTGCGTCGATGTTGCGGGCTCTCGACTACATGGGACTGAAGCCTCACGAGGCGCTGGAAGGCGTGGCGATCGATAGAGTGTTTATCGGCTCGTGCACCAACGGGCGGATTGAGGATCTGCGCGGCGCGGCCGAGGTCGCGCGCGGTCGCCGCGTTGCACCCGGCGTCGAGGCATGGGTGGTGCCCGGTTCGCACCAGGTACGCGCGCAGGCCGAAGCCGAAGGGTTGGACCACGTGTTCAGGGAGGCCGGTTTTGAGTGGCGCTTCCCCGGCTGTTCCATGTGCCTCGCAACCAACGGCGATATCGCCGCCCCTGGCCAGCGCTGTGCCTCGACCTCAAACCGTAATTTTGTGGGACGTCAGGGGCCGGGCGTGCGCACGCACCTGATGAGCCCGTCCATGGCCGCCGCCGCCGCGGTGACGGGTCGTTTGACGGACGTGCGCCGCCTCATGGGAGTCTGA
- the leuD gene encoding 3-isopropylmalate dehydratase small subunit, translating into MDSLNYLDSAAVPIAAINCDTDQILPARFLQKPRSDDFGQFLFRALRFDQDGAERPDFVLNQTPYRESRIVVANHNFGCGSSREHAVWALHDYGFRAAISSSFGDIFFINCLKNGLLPIVLPEAVVLPLLDTLLASPGSRIAIDVPAQTATLPDGSIHAFEMEPFAKQCLVRGMDEIDYTLSHQDRIDAFERNHAQAY; encoded by the coding sequence ATGGACAGCCTGAACTACCTTGACTCAGCCGCGGTGCCGATTGCCGCCATCAACTGCGATACCGACCAGATACTGCCGGCACGCTTTCTCCAGAAACCCCGTTCCGACGATTTCGGTCAATTTCTGTTCCGTGCGCTGCGCTTCGACCAGGACGGTGCGGAGCGGCCGGACTTTGTGCTCAACCAGACGCCTTACCGGGAGTCCCGCATCGTCGTAGCGAACCACAATTTCGGTTGCGGCTCTTCGCGGGAGCACGCTGTCTGGGCGCTGCATGACTACGGGTTCCGCGCCGCGATCTCGTCGAGCTTCGGCGACATCTTTTTCATCAACTGTTTGAAAAACGGGCTGCTGCCCATCGTGTTGCCCGAGGCCGTGGTTTTGCCACTGCTGGACACCTTGCTGGCCAGTCCGGGTAGCCGCATTGCCATCGACGTGCCCGCACAGACCGCGACGTTGCCCGACGGCTCTATTCATGCCTTCGAGATGGAGCCCTTCGCGAAACAGTGTCTGGTGCGCGGCATGGACGAGATCGACTACACACTGTCGCATCAGGATCGCATTGACGCGTTCGAGCGCAACCATGCCCAGGCTTATTGA
- the leuB gene encoding 3-isopropylmalate dehydrogenase encodes MKIAVMPGDGIGTEVVAQAVKVLRIVAPHAETQEAPVGEAGIQAHGVPLPESTLALARKADAILFGAVGVADEADIPRERRPGTGLLQLREALTLYANFRPAYMFPELIGASTLRPEVVDGLDLVIVRELNGDAYFGQPRGFETNQAGERVGFNTMRYSESEVERVARAAFESARRRSRKLCSVDKANVLEASQLWREVVTRVGRDDYPDVELSHLFVDAAAMMLMRRPKQFDVIVTGNLFGDILSDAAAMLTGSIGMLPSASLGYNRTGLYEPVHGSAPDIAGKDIANPLAAILSLAMMLRESFEMEDAARRVEQAVRAVLAAGYRTADIHQEGTQSVGTRDMGDAVVEALRKQAA; translated from the coding sequence ATGAAGATTGCAGTCATGCCGGGTGACGGTATCGGCACGGAGGTGGTGGCGCAGGCTGTCAAGGTACTGCGGATCGTGGCGCCTCATGCCGAGACTCAGGAGGCGCCCGTGGGCGAGGCGGGCATTCAGGCCCATGGTGTGCCGCTTCCCGAATCCACTCTGGCGTTGGCGCGCAAAGCCGATGCGATCCTGTTCGGCGCGGTGGGAGTGGCCGACGAGGCCGATATCCCGCGTGAACGTCGCCCCGGCACGGGATTGCTGCAGTTGCGCGAAGCGCTGACGCTATATGCCAACTTCCGGCCTGCCTACATGTTCCCGGAACTGATCGGCGCTTCGACCTTGCGGCCAGAGGTCGTCGATGGGCTGGATCTCGTCATCGTGCGTGAATTGAATGGCGACGCTTATTTCGGCCAACCCCGAGGGTTCGAAACCAACCAGGCAGGGGAGCGCGTGGGTTTCAACACAATGCGCTATTCGGAATCGGAGGTCGAACGGGTTGCGCGTGCTGCCTTCGAGAGCGCTCGACGCCGCAGCCGCAAGTTGTGCTCGGTGGACAAGGCGAATGTGCTGGAGGCGAGCCAGTTATGGCGCGAAGTGGTCACGCGCGTCGGGCGCGATGACTACCCGGATGTCGAACTGAGCCATCTCTTTGTGGATGCCGCCGCGATGATGCTCATGCGTCGACCCAAGCAGTTCGACGTGATCGTCACGGGCAACCTGTTTGGAGACATTCTCTCGGATGCCGCGGCCATGTTGACGGGTTCGATCGGCATGCTGCCTTCAGCATCGCTGGGCTATAACCGAACGGGCTTGTACGAGCCTGTGCACGGCTCGGCGCCGGACATTGCAGGCAAGGATATCGCCAATCCCCTCGCCGCGATCCTGTCGCTGGCGATGATGCTGCGCGAGAGCTTCGAGATGGAAGATGCCGCGAGGCGCGTCGAGCAGGCCGTGCGTGCAGTGCTGGCCGCCGGCTATCGAACTGCCGACATCCATCAGGAGGGCACGCAATCCGTGGGTACCCGAGACATGGGCGATGCGGTGGTCGAGGCACTGCGCAAGCAGGCAGCGTAA
- a CDS encoding ABC transporter substrate-binding protein, with translation MKLKFAIALCAAFELGCGSVAAVAKDVPEKPELHIAAASVGITYLPMLVAMQRGYFKDEGLDVHIAAFSGGSKTLEALLGGSSDMVAGAYSNTITMATKGQHLVVIAAQVICPGWIFGVSQKRQAEVKSTKDLKGMRIGVSAPGSSTHMALNYILHKAGLQPSDVSIIGVGQAAGAVAAVRAGQIDALIVNDPSATILTKDGSLKPLENMRTAEGNVKVFGSDYPESSLFATRDFINRNPKTVQAVANAIVRAEKWIAKATPQQVADNVPPEYLGENKALYADAFTNSRRCIAQNGEVTVKGAQTVRDVLSAFDPTVASTKIDLTSTYDNRFVEKAAEIQP, from the coding sequence ATGAAGCTGAAATTTGCCATCGCGCTTTGTGCCGCGTTCGAGCTTGGCTGCGGTTCTGTCGCGGCCGTGGCCAAGGACGTGCCTGAAAAACCCGAACTTCACATTGCGGCGGCCTCCGTCGGCATCACCTATCTGCCCATGCTGGTCGCCATGCAACGCGGCTACTTCAAGGACGAGGGGCTGGATGTGCACATCGCTGCCTTCTCCGGTGGGTCCAAAACATTGGAGGCGTTGTTGGGTGGGAGTTCCGACATGGTGGCGGGCGCCTATTCGAACACCATCACGATGGCTACCAAGGGGCAGCACCTCGTAGTGATCGCAGCGCAGGTCATTTGTCCAGGCTGGATCTTTGGCGTGTCCCAGAAGCGCCAGGCCGAAGTCAAGTCGACGAAGGATCTGAAGGGTATGCGTATCGGCGTGAGTGCGCCGGGCTCAAGCACACACATGGCACTGAACTACATCCTGCACAAGGCAGGCCTTCAGCCCTCGGACGTATCCATCATCGGTGTCGGCCAGGCTGCGGGAGCGGTGGCGGCAGTGAGGGCGGGCCAGATCGATGCGCTGATCGTCAATGATCCGAGCGCCACGATCCTGACCAAAGACGGCAGCCTCAAACCGTTGGAGAACATGCGCACCGCGGAGGGTAACGTCAAGGTGTTCGGCTCGGATTACCCCGAATCGAGCCTGTTCGCGACTCGGGATTTCATCAACAGGAATCCGAAGACGGTACAGGCGGTCGCCAATGCGATCGTGCGCGCGGAGAAATGGATCGCCAAAGCCACGCCCCAGCAGGTCGCGGACAATGTGCCGCCCGAGTATCTGGGCGAGAACAAGGCACTGTATGCAGATGCCTTCACGAACAGCCGCCGTTGCATCGCACAGAACGGGGAGGTCACAGTCAAAGGCGCACAGACCGTGCGTGATGTGCTGTCGGCGTTCGACCCGACTGTGGCGTCGACCAAAATCGATCTCACGTCGACCTACGACAACCGGTTTGTCGAGAAAGCGGCGGAGATCCAGCCATGA
- a CDS encoding ABC transporter ATP-binding protein → MSTAPCTITPEHGQRAMREALRFDNVTCTFAGNGKNAQTYTAVSGGNLTIGDGEFVSIVGPTGCGKSTLLNVAAGLTRPSSGSLSVFGEKLSNGLNKQAAYLFQVDALMPWKTAEENIAVGLIFRGTPRDEALKVAHEWIERVGLQGHGKKYPHQMSGGMRKRAGLAQALALNPRIILMDEPFSALDIQTRHLMENELLRLWSRDRKSVMFVTHDLEEAISLSDRVIVLSAGPGTRPIAEFEIDLVRPREMSEIRMTQRFLQLHTQIWDVLRGEVLKSYARNRV, encoded by the coding sequence ATGAGTACCGCACCGTGCACTATCACTCCAGAGCATGGCCAGAGGGCAATGCGTGAGGCTTTGCGCTTTGACAATGTGACCTGCACCTTCGCCGGCAATGGCAAGAACGCTCAGACCTACACGGCCGTTTCCGGCGGGAATTTGACGATCGGCGACGGCGAGTTCGTCTCGATAGTCGGCCCCACGGGCTGTGGCAAGTCCACGTTGCTGAACGTGGCGGCCGGGCTCACCCGGCCTTCGTCGGGCAGTTTGAGCGTGTTCGGCGAGAAACTGAGCAATGGCCTGAACAAGCAAGCTGCCTACCTGTTCCAGGTCGACGCACTCATGCCCTGGAAGACGGCCGAAGAGAACATCGCGGTGGGCCTCATCTTCCGTGGCACGCCCCGCGATGAGGCGCTCAAGGTGGCGCACGAGTGGATCGAGCGGGTGGGTTTGCAAGGCCATGGCAAAAAGTATCCGCACCAGATGTCGGGCGGCATGCGCAAACGTGCCGGCCTCGCGCAGGCCCTGGCGCTCAATCCACGCATCATTCTGATGGACGAACCCTTCAGCGCGCTGGACATTCAGACCCGGCACCTGATGGAAAACGAACTGCTGCGCCTGTGGTCGCGCGACCGCAAGTCCGTGATGTTCGTGACTCACGATCTGGAGGAGGCTATCTCCTTATCGGACCGCGTCATCGTGCTGTCGGCAGGGCCGGGTACGCGGCCTATCGCCGAGTTTGAAATCGACCTTGTGCGTCCACGCGAAATGTCGGAAATCCGCATGACGCAGCGTTTCCTGCAACTGCACACCCAGATCTGGGACGTGCTTCGAGGGGAGGTTCTGAAAAGCTATGCGCGCAATCGTGTTTGA
- a CDS encoding ABC transporter permease: MRAIVFDPNNRVVVLVTRLALLCGVLFLWWIGTSQKWLSPFFFGDPLGVVRRIVEWTVTGSVFRHLYTTLLETMLAFAIGTVSGLACGLWLALNPFLAVVFDPFIKAMNSMPRLIFAPIFALWFGLGIWSKVALGVTLVFFVVFFNVFQGVREVSPAVLSNTRMLGANARQLMRHVYLPSATSWVFSSLHNAIGIAFVGSVVGEYLGSEKGVGYLILLAEGVFDINSVIAGILVLTLFALLLDTAVSVVEDYLLRWRPVAGQTVAASA; the protein is encoded by the coding sequence ATGCGCGCAATCGTGTTTGACCCAAACAATCGCGTTGTCGTTCTTGTCACGCGGCTCGCACTTCTGTGCGGCGTTCTGTTCTTGTGGTGGATCGGCACCAGTCAGAAATGGTTGTCGCCTTTCTTCTTCGGCGATCCGTTGGGTGTTGTGCGTCGCATCGTCGAATGGACTGTGACCGGCTCGGTGTTTCGCCACCTGTACACGACGCTGCTCGAAACCATGCTGGCGTTCGCCATCGGGACGGTGTCCGGTCTGGCGTGCGGTCTGTGGCTCGCGCTCAATCCGTTTCTCGCGGTCGTGTTCGATCCATTTATAAAGGCCATGAATTCCATGCCGCGCCTGATCTTTGCGCCGATCTTCGCACTTTGGTTTGGCCTCGGCATTTGGTCCAAGGTGGCGCTGGGCGTGACACTCGTCTTCTTCGTGGTTTTCTTCAATGTCTTTCAGGGTGTGCGCGAGGTCAGCCCCGCGGTGTTGTCCAACACCCGCATGCTGGGCGCCAATGCGCGTCAGCTGATGCGGCACGTGTATCTGCCTTCGGCGACGAGCTGGGTGTTCTCAAGCCTGCACAACGCGATTGGTATCGCGTTTGTCGGAAGCGTGGTCGGTGAGTATCTGGGCTCGGAGAAGGGCGTAGGGTATCTGATTCTGCTGGCGGAGGGCGTGTTCGACATCAACTCGGTGATCGCCGGCATTCTTGTGTTGACCTTATTTGCACTGCTGCTCGATACAGCGGTATCCGTCGTCGAGGACTATCTGCTGCGCTGGCGGCCTGTCGCCGGGCAGACCGTGGCCGCGAGCGCATGA
- a CDS encoding SDR family NAD(P)-dependent oxidoreductase, whose amino-acid sequence MQTNAINLKERVAVVTGGAQGIGLEVGRRLLASGARLVIWDINAEGLERTRTELGRSDVHVEPVDIADYASVEAAVSGTLKAAGRIDILINNAAIVGPNATLAEYPVDLWKQVIDIDVNGTFHCCRAVVPAMIRQNYGRIVNLASVAGKEGNPNAAAYSSAKAAVIAMTKSLGKELASHDIAVNCVTPAVARTPGAMEQSPEHIRYMLGKIPRGRFLELNEAAAMIAWLVSEENSFTTASVFDLSGGRATY is encoded by the coding sequence TTGCAGACCAATGCAATCAACCTGAAGGAACGCGTCGCCGTCGTGACCGGCGGCGCACAAGGCATCGGCCTGGAGGTCGGCCGCCGGCTGCTGGCTTCTGGCGCGCGCCTCGTGATCTGGGATATCAATGCCGAGGGCCTTGAGCGGACCCGTACTGAACTGGGACGCTCCGATGTTCACGTCGAACCCGTTGATATCGCCGACTATGCCAGCGTCGAAGCTGCCGTCTCGGGTACGCTGAAAGCGGCGGGACGCATCGATATCCTGATCAATAACGCAGCGATCGTCGGCCCCAATGCGACCTTGGCCGAGTATCCCGTCGACCTCTGGAAGCAGGTGATCGACATCGACGTCAACGGCACCTTCCACTGTTGCCGCGCCGTGGTGCCCGCGATGATCCGGCAGAACTACGGCCGCATCGTGAATCTGGCTTCTGTCGCTGGCAAGGAAGGCAACCCGAACGCCGCGGCGTACAGCTCGGCCAAGGCTGCCGTGATTGCCATGACCAAGTCGCTCGGAAAGGAATTGGCGAGCCACGACATCGCGGTCAACTGCGTGACGCCCGCGGTGGCGCGTACACCAGGCGCGATGGAACAGTCGCCCGAGCATATCCGCTACATGCTGGGCAAGATTCCGCGTGGCCGTTTTCTCGAACTCAATGAAGCGGCCGCAATGATTGCCTGGCTTGTCAGTGAAGAGAATTCATTTACCACGGCCTCGGTCTTTGATCTGTCTGGCGGTCGCGCGACCTATTGA